One genomic window of Candidatus Aenigmatarchaeota archaeon includes the following:
- a CDS encoding glycosyltransferase family 1 protein — protein MKVCLLAYHIAKSTGEGMPRYGAELFDELLKLGVDVEIVVKSEIKTPIIHDNFVIPVNVLKRLKNKTIFHAITARQSIYTPLFTKRCVVTIPDIIPLIEHKLGDSASPILATIYGKYVYNMAKRTTKIITISTLVRDELIKFLKIPKEKIEVVNFGINEQFKPLKVRRKGERIRIGYIGSLIPRKRVDLLIKSYKIFCDKFQDFDTELFIYGPLFNPFLKNQYNNLLKLANDLGLKNVYFKGFVEYGKLTEVYNSFDVFVFPTKYEGFGMPIMEAQRCGVPVITLKDGKIPEEVRKKTIVCNSLDDVAEKINELITNKNYKNKVISEALEYSKKFTWEMCAKETLEVYEELL, from the coding sequence ATGAAGGTTTGCCTCCTTGCTTATCACATAGCCAAATCAACTGGAGAAGGAATGCCGAGATATGGTGCTGAATTATTTGATGAATTATTAAAACTTGGTGTAGATGTAGAGATTGTGGTTAAATCTGAAATTAAAACTCCAATAATTCATGATAACTTTGTCATACCGGTTAATGTTCTGAAGAGACTCAAAAATAAAACAATCTTTCATGCAATAACTGCGAGACAATCAATTTATACACCACTTTTCACAAAAAGATGTGTGGTTACAATACCTGACATAATACCGCTTATTGAGCATAAATTAGGAGATTCGGCATCACCAATTTTAGCTACGATTTATGGGAAATATGTTTATAATATGGCAAAGAGAACCACAAAAATAATAACAATTTCCACATTAGTGAGAGATGAATTGATAAAATTTTTGAAAATACCTAAAGAGAAAATAGAGGTTGTTAATTTTGGTATAAATGAGCAATTCAAACCTTTAAAAGTGAGAAGGAAAGGAGAAAGGATAAGAATTGGATATATAGGGAGTTTAATCCCAAGAAAAAGGGTAGATCTTCTAATAAAAAGTTACAAAATATTTTGCGACAAGTTTCAGGATTTTGATACAGAATTGTTCATATATGGCCCTTTGTTTAATCCATTTTTGAAAAATCAATACAATAATCTCCTGAAATTGGCAAATGATCTTGGACTTAAAAATGTTTATTTCAAGGGTTTTGTTGAATATGGGAAATTAACTGAAGTTTACAATTCTTTTGATGTTTTTGTATTTCCAACCAAATATGAGGGATTTGGGATGCCGATAATGGAAGCCCAAAGATGCGGGGTGCCTGTCATCACACTAAAAGATGGTAAAATACCAGAGGAAGTTAGGAAAAAAACGATTGTATGCAATAGTTTGGATGATGTTGCAGAAAAAATAAATGAGTTAATTACAAACAAAAATTATAAGAATAAGGTAATTTCGGAAGCTTTAGAATATTCGAAAAAATTTACATGGGAGATGTGCGCTAAGGAAACATTAGAAGTTTATGAGGAGTTGTTATGA